Proteins from one Porites lutea chromosome 3, jaPorLute2.1, whole genome shotgun sequence genomic window:
- the LOC140931768 gene encoding uncharacterized protein, with the protein MSTVTDASLPTVETYIESVLNRESPETRRTLIKEELWTSPFKVRSTEDTNSRPVLRPDSSPNPFAPPKSTALRSSLNPSVAEFETSPYRVPRTRVDAKIPVSDTAKTGITADNPRASLPLNSSSVEDSLHHLADVLCQRRLQDTLPLPEPEIFGGDLLHYPLWLKSFETIIEGQTDKVSQRLYYLGKYTRGEPQEAISGLLLLETADAYRRAKKILAERFGNPFLVADAYRKKINEWPKIPPNDGTSLRRFLDFLVHCQTATKTIKYLKVLDDPDENQKMLQKLPRYLIDRWSREVDRWLNKEGEEQNRGEESVPDGDGTAYPLFKAFCRFLEREARIACNPVTTRPHKEEAPRQDAERAWKPNSYRKKSAKVSTFATGSGEVKTSASDSKRENKPEAVTCPLCKGPHDLDACKSFLSMSLAERRDVIRSKALCLGCLEWGHMRKDCRRRRVCKTCNGFHPTSLHSDPAKIPEQDKAVTNATEVMNVTEVISNHAKVCDTKKTTAPCMHSLIVPVWVHHSKDAQNKLLIYALLDEQSDACFVNEGVLRKLDLNGPEVDLKISTVLGEEVVTSQKIEGLVVRGYNEEGEIPLPKTYSRSTIPAKRSQIPRPESAHGWPHLRMVSEKLMPFRSDVEVGLLISLNCPRVIKPLEVVPGVEDDPYTKRTALGWGIIGAVNPLTHEDEAETESDIFCNRIITREVQVDSSRKMCHFALRTEVKELLNPHDVAKMFTLDFNERRTEEKSLSFEDRKFLKIVRDGVHQQDDGHYEMPLPLKKEDVELPNSKESALSRLLKLKRRLTNDDQFRRDYNGFMQDIITSGYAERVPTDEPSSDNKRVWYIPHHGVYHKKKPGKIRVVFDCSAVCDGQSLNQQLLQGPDLTNNLTGVLCRFRQERVAFMCDIQAMFHQVKVDENHRDNLRLLWWDNEEFKGDPVEYRMTVHLFGATSSPGCANFALKTTADQYEEDCGTEAADFVRKDFYVDDGLKSVPTVEQAKNLIRNTKSLCQKGGFRLHKFTSNSKEVINSVPSEDQAKDTKDPRLVSNDPVIERALGVHWCIESDTLQFRIELKDKPLSRRGILSTVSSVFDPLGLVAPFILVGKRILQELCRDGVGWDDEVPEDVRPRWEKWRSELPALVELKIARCHKPEEFDEIKHTELHHFSDACQNGYGQCTYL; encoded by the coding sequence ATGTCAACGGTGACAGACGCCAGCCTTCCGACTGTTGAAACGTATATTGAATCTGTTTTGAATCGTGAGAGTCCTGAAACGAGAAGGACTTTGATAAAGGAGGAACTCTGGACTTCTCCTTTTAAAGTGAGATCTACCGAAGATACGAATTCTAGACCGGTGTTACGTCCCGACTCATCACCGAATCCGTTCGCACCTCCGAAGTCTACAGCTCTTCGATCGTCGCTGAATCCTTCAGTAGCCGAGTTTGAGACAAGTCCCTACAGAGTTCCGCGCACGCGTGTTGACGCTAAAATCCCCGTAAGCGATACAGCCAAGACCGGAATCACAGCAGACAATCCAAGAGCCAGTCTTCCCCTGAACAGTTCGTCCGTCGAAGATTCACTGCATCATTTAGCCGATGTGCTTTGTCAGCGACGTCTTCAAGACACGCTTCCTCTCCCAGAACCAGAGATATTCGGCGGCGATTTACTGCACTATCCCCTGTGGTTGAAGTCTTTCGAAACCATCATAGAAGGCCAGACAGACAAGGTTTCCCAAAGACTGTACTACCTCGGGAAGTATACAAGAGGCGAACCACAAGAGGCGATCAGCGGCCTCCTGTTACTGGAAACAGCCGACGCATACCGACGAGCAAAGAAGATCTTAGCAGAGAGATTCGGCAACCCATTTCTGGTGGCAGACGCCTACAGAAAGAAGATTAACGAATGGCCGAAAATCCCTCCAAATGACGGAACAAGCCTACGCAGATTTTTGGACTTCCTCGTCCACTGCCAAACGGCGACAAAGACCATCAAATACCTAAAGGTGCTTGACGACCCGGATGAAAACCAGAAGATGCTCCAAAAGCTTCCGCGCTACTTGATAGATCGATGGAGTCGCGAAGTTGATCGCTGGCTcaacaaagaaggagaagagcAGAATCGCGGCGAAGAAAGCGTACCCGATGGGGATGGAACAGCCTACCCCCTTTTCAAAGCCTTCTGCAGGTTCCTCGAAAGAGAAGCAAGAATTGCGTGCAATCCGGTAACGACAAGGCCTCATAAGGAAGAAGCCCCAAGACAAGACGCAGAGAGAGCATGGAAGCCGAATAGTTACAGAAAGAAATCGGCCAAGGTTAGCACTTTCGCTACTGGTTCTGGTGAAGTGAAGACCAGCGCTTCCGACAGTAAGAGGGAGAATAAACCTGAAGCTGTCACGTGTCCGCTGTGCAAGGGTCCTCACGACTTGGACGCATGTAAAAGTTTTCTAAGTATGTCCCTGGCAGAAAGAAGAGATGTCATCAGATCGAAGGCACTGTGCTTGGGCTGCTTAGAATGGGGTCACATGAGAAAGGACTGTCGAAGAAGGCGAGTATGCAAAACCTGCAATGGATTTCATCCAACCTCCCTTCACAGTGATCCTGCCAAGATACCCGAGCAAGACAAAGCGGTAACGAATGCAACCGAAGTAATGAATGTAACCGAAGTCATCTCGAACCATGCGAAGGTCTGCGACACGAAGAAAACAACTGCGCCTTGCATGCACTCGTTAATAGTACCCGTATGGGTTCATCACAGTAAGGATGCTCAGAACAAATTGCTGATCTACGCTCTCCTGGATGAACAATCTGACGCTTGTTTTGTTAACGAAGGCGTTCTGCGAAAGCTGGATTTGAACGGACCAGAGGTAGACCTAAAGATTTCGACGGTCCTAGGAGAGGAAGTGGTTACAAGTCAGAAGATCGAAGGCCTGGTTGTGCGCGGTTACAATGAAGAGGGTGAAATCCCTTTACCCAAGACCTACTCAAGATCCACCATACCGGCTAAAAGGAGTCAGATTCCAAGGCCCGAATCCGCCCATGGTTGGCCACATCTCCGAATGGTATCTGAGAAGCTGATGCCCTTCCGTAGTGACGTTGAGGTCGGCCTCCTTATCAGTCTCAACTGCCCTCGTGTGATAAAACCGCTTGAAGTTGTTCCCGGAGTAGAAGATGACCCGTACACTAAGCGAACCGCTCTTGGATGGGGAATCATTGGTGCAGTAAACCCTCTAACACATGAAGATGAGGCTGAAACCGAGAGTGACATTTTCTGCAATCGCATTATCACCCGAGAAGTCCAAGTAGACTCAAGTAGGAAGATGTGTCACTTTGCGTTAAGGACAGAAGTGAAAGAGCTGCTCAACCCGCACGATGTTGCTAAGATGTTCACACTTGACTTCAATGAAAGACGAACCGAAGAGAAGTCGCTATCCTTTGAAGATCGGAAGTTCCTCAAAATAGTACGAGACGGTGTTCATCAGCAAGATGATGGCCACTACGAGATGCCTCTGCCTCTGAAGAAAGAAGACGTGGAACTGCCAAACAGTAAGGAATCGGCCCTGAGCCGCCTACTAAAGTTGAAACGGAGATTGACTAACGATGACCAATTCCGAAGAGATTACAATGGCTTCATGCAAGACATCATAACTAGCGGATATGCAGAACGAGTTCCCACAGACGAACCATCCTCAGACAACAAGCGAGTATGGTACATTCCACACCACGGAGTGTATCACAAGAAGAAGCCTGGGAAGATCAGAGTTGTGTTCGACTGCAGCGCAGTATGTGACGGACAGTCCCTAAACCAGCAGCTATTGCAAGGTCCAGATCTCACGAACAATCTCACAGGAGTACTATGCCGATTTCGTCAAGAGCGAGTAGCCTTTATGTGCGACATCCAGGCGATGTTTCATCAAGTCAAAGTCGACGAGAACCATCGTGATAACCTGAGATTGTTGTGGTGGGATAACGAAGAATTCAAGGGAGATCCAGTAGAGTACCGTATGACTGTCCACCTTTTTGGCGCTACTTCCTCGCCCGGCTGTGCAAACTTCGCTCTCAAGACCACTGCTGACCAGTACGAAGAAGATTGCGGCACCGAGGCAGCAGATTTCGTGAGAAAGGATTTCTACGTGGATGACGGACTCAAGTCGGTGCCAACCGTTGAACAAGCAAAGAACCTGATCAGAAATACCAAGTCACTGTGCCAGAAAGGTGGTTTCCGTCTTCACAAGTTTACATCGAATAGCAAGGAGGTGATAAATTCTGTTCCCTCAGAAGATCAAGCGAAGGACACAAAGGATCCTCGCCTTGTCAGTAACGATCCAGTCATCGAACGCGCTCTGGGAGTCCACTGGTGCATCGAATCAGACACGCTCCAGTTTAGAATCGAGTTGAAGGACAAACCGCTATCGAGAAGAGGCATTCTATCCACAGTTAGCTCGGTTTTTGATCCTCTTGGCCTCGTCGCCCCATTCATCCTGGTAGGAAAGAGAATCTTGCAAGAGCTGTGCCGTGATGGAGTTGGCTGGGACGATGAAGTACCCGAAGATGTGAGACCTAGATGGGAGAAATGGAGATCTGAACTTCCCGCCCTAGTGGAGCTCAAGATAGCAAGATGTCATAAACCTGAAGAATTCGATGAGATCAAGCACACAGAGTTGCACCACTTCTCAGACGCTTGTCAAAATGGCTATGGGCAGTGTACCTACCTATGA
- the LOC140931769 gene encoding uncharacterized protein, whose protein sequence is MGKSRVTPLKPVTIPRLELTAALVSSKISYTLRKELEYEEVKETFWTDSKTVLGYMNNDARRFHVFVGNRVQEIREKTSPDQWRYVGTKSNPADIASCGPGAQELIDSSLWWNGPEFLWNSPEDWDPVDNIPSIPPDDPETKKITVRATQVEEPSSLLERLKYFSNWHRAKRAIAICLRLQRRFRKTSICSSQDTGPDTAERIGRAATYVPVNVQELKYSELQIIKMVQNEVFREEIQLLKSLNVQPQVINRSTAKDGNRAMKGSSSLYKLDPFLDEDGVLRVGGRIKHSSFPYEVRHPVILPRKGHVTDMILCHHHQAIQHQGRGITQGEVRSAGYWIIGGSSAVSSHISKCVTCRRLRSMPQEQKMADLPEDRLEPAPPFTFCAVDYFGPWYIKDGRRELKRYGVLFTCLASRAIHLEVADSLSTDSFLNAYRRFIARRGPVRQLRSDQGSNFVGAMNELNQAISELGHEQIRQELLKTNCDWVDFRMNFPHSSHMGGAWERQIRTVRNVLASLLSHHGTQLDGETFQTFMVEAEAIVNCRPLTADTINSPQLPQPLTPNHLLTMKSKIIMPPPGNFQRADLYSRRRWRRVQYLANEFWIQWKKDYLQSLQPRQKWSATRRSLQVNDIVVVKDDHSPRNAWKTGIVEETYPDKDGLVRKVRLRIADDTLDKNGQATAPASFLDRPVQQLVLLLKNEEYEDRGIPT, encoded by the coding sequence ATGGGAAAGTCGCGCGTGACGCCGTTGAAGCCTGTCACCATACCTAGACTGGAGCTGACCGCTGCACTCGTTTCTTCCAAGATAAGCTACACGCTGCGGAAAGAGCTGGAGTACGAGGAAGTGAAGGAAACGTTCTGGACTGACAGCAAGACGGTCTTAGGCTACATGAACAATGATGCCAGGCGATTCCATGTCTTTGTCGGCAACCGCGTCCAGGAGATACGAGAGAAGACATCGCCGGACCAGTGGCGCTACGTTGGAACGAAATCCAATCCCGCTGACATTGCTTCTTGCGGCCCTGGTGCCCAAGAACTAATTGACAGCTCCCTGTGGTGGAATGGGCCAGAATTCCTTTGGAATTCTCCTGAAGATTGGGATCCTGTTGACAACATCCCTTCGATTCCTCCTGACGACCCGGAAACCAAGAAGATCACTGTGCGAGCAACTCAGGTTGAAGAACCATCCTCCCTATTGGAGCGCCTGAAATATTTCTCCAATTGGCATCGAGCAAAGAGAGCAATCGCCATTTGTCTCCGTCTGCAGAGAAGATTCCGCAAGACCAGTATCTGTTCTTCCCAAGATACAGGTCCAGACACAGCAGAAAGAATAGGAAGAGCGGCCACCTATGTCCCTGTAAATGTTCAAGAGCTGAAATATTCTGAGTTGCAAATTATCAAGATGGTCCAGAATGAAGTGTTTCGAGAAGAAATACAGTTGCTGAAGAGTCTCAATGTCCAACCACAAGTCATTAACCGAAGCACTGCCAAGGACGGAAACCGCGCGATGAAAGGGTCAAGCTCCCTGTACAAGCTTGACCCGTTCCTAGACGAAGACGGTGTATTAAGAGTTGGTGGGCGGATCAAGCACTCTAGCTTCCCCTACGAGGTGAGGCATCCAGTCATACTCCCCAGAAAAGGACATGTCACTGACATGATCCTCTGCCATCATCATCAGGCCATCCAGCACCAAGGCAGAGGGATCACTCAAGGTGAAGTTCGCTCAGCAGGATACTGGATTATCGGCGGAAGTTCTGCTGTATCGAGCCACATATCAAAATGTGTCACATGCCGCCGATTGAGAAGCATGCCTCAAGAGCAAAAGATGGCGGACCTACCAGAAGATCGCCTAGAGCCTGCACCGCCCTTCACCTTCTGTGCAGTGGACTATTTTGGTCCCTGGTATATCAAGGATGGCCGTCGCGAACTCAAGCGTTATGGAGTTCTATTCACGTGCCTAGCGTCCAGAGCCATTCATCTGGAAGTCGCGGATAGCTTGTCCACAGATTCGTTCCTGAACGCCTATCGTCGTTTCATAGCACGCCGTGGACCAGTACGACAGTTGCGATCCGACCAAGGCTCAAATTTCGTTGGCGCGATGAACGAGCTGAACCAAGCTATCTCAGAATTAGGACACGAGCAAATCAGACAAGAGTTACTGAAAACCAACTGTGACTGGGTAGACTTCAGGATGAACTTCCCACACTCAAGTCACATGGGTGGGGCGTGGGAACGCCAAATCCGCACCGTGCGAAATGTATTGGCGTCGCTTCTTAGCCATCATGGAACTCAGCTCGACGGCGAGACGTTCCAAACCTTCATGGTGGAAGCCGAAGCTATAGTTAATTGTCGTCCACTGACTGCGGACACAATAAATTCTCCACAGTTGCCTCAGCCTCTCACGCCAAACCACCTGCTTACGATGAAGTCAAAGATCATCATGCCCCCACCTGGAAACTTCCAACGCGCCGACCTGTATTCAAGAAGGCGATGGCGAAGGGTGCAATACCTAGCGAATGAGTTCTGGATACAGTGGAAAAAGGATTACTTGCAGTCTCTGCAGCCGAGACAGAAATGGTCTGCGACAAGACGAAGTCTTCAGGTGAACGATATCGTCGTCGTTAAGGATGATCACTCGCCCAGAAACGCATGGAAGACCGGGATCGTAGAGGAGACGTACCCTGACAAGGATGGTCTAGTCCGGAAGGTTCGGTTGAGAATTGCTGATGACACCTTGGACAAGAACGGTCAAGCCACCGCACCAGCATCATTCCTGGACAGACCAGTCCAGCAATTGGTCCTGCTGCTGAAGAATGAAGAGTATGAAGACCGGGGAATCCCCACCTGA